The DNA sequence AGGCCAACCAGAGGGGTATCGACGTGGCGGCCCACTGGGCCGCGGAAGTGTGACAGTTGCCATCGACACGACAAGAAGaagagataaaataaaaacatctaaaaagttacaaataaaaaaatatttttcattgttcatgtacttaattaattaaaaaaaattaagtatgtacctaggtacaatCGGATTAAATCTTTTCAATTACTGCCACGAtttatacatggtgttgcaaaaagggtatacggcgggttcgcgaattttgaaattctgatttcagtttcgggcttagatgtaacatggtttcggcttaatataccctttttgcaacaccctgtatttattcCTTTATGTACTttcctacctacttatacttttGACCTAGAACATTGTGTCTAACCCTTTAACCATAAATGGATTCGAGGTTCGACGGATAAAATATACTTCTTAGTTTGTACATACGTAgtctaagtacataataatcatCTCTCTCCAAAGATACCAAATACATAGCACAAGATATAAGACTTAAACCAAGTCGGGCCAACTATCCGGCTTACGTCGGCTCGGCAAAGGCACCGTAATCACAATCAGCCAAGAGCCTGATGGTAATCGGATTACCGAGTGTACCGCTGAGGCTTAAACTGTACCTATTGTCAGTACTTCAGGACTAGTTATTAGTATTAGATACATTTTGGTCCTATTTTTTGTTCGGTTTTtagaagttaaataaaatgcaCCTCCACTTATAAATTGTTTGCAAAAACTTCAGTTTAGAATATGTAATTCATAACTTTTGAAGTCGGTTGTTGTGAACAAGACTAGTGATTACTTCGTAAGTGGTAGCCCCGACAAATATCGATCAATGATTTATACATTCCAATAAACGGCTGGTCTTTTTTGTATCTCGTTGAGTTGCAAATGGTGGTCATGAATGTTATGAATAATTCGCAAAAAACTCACAGACTTTGATTTACGGTTAAAAAATTCTGGTTGGCAGGTAGGtagtttattattacatatatctTAAATGGTTTCGACAGTTTAACTACATAAGGAAGTTAAAAAGGATTAGGTACATTGTAACCGAGGCTCTTCCGTTGTCTGATAATGATAACGTCTTTTTTCTAGAATATTTGAAGCGAGACCACACAAGTCGATTATACTCCTTATCTCCTTAAGTACCCTACACCAACATTTAACAAAGAACAGTTTTGTCTTATCAAATAACGTTTTTAGGTGGCGACATTACATAGGCTATCGCCGCTAAATGAAAAACGACGTAATGAAACCGTTTTTACAAAAAGTGGCAATTGGCAGCGTTAGTTATACggcccattccacggggaaaggcATCTGACAgaacagaacccttattacattcgaaaaCTACtcgtttttgtttgtatcagatgtctttccccgtggaacaTAGTTAGCCCTAATATGTAATATATGCACGTTAGatatagtttgtcgaaaaatataaaagtctACGTTTTCTTgtatacaaagtggcgcctctagcggaaactatcatgaaactttatacacataatgtatgcagatgacagaagaaaaccttTTATACTATTAAAACATGAAGTTGAAAATATGGTGGCAATATTTCAGCCGCTGCCTGCAAAAGGGTTAACTTCCTGTAATCTCATTGCAAGTGTTACAAAGTCGGGGACGTAATCTGTGCTGTCGCCCATCCATTACTCGGACCACGGGCCGTGGATCAGGCCGCGTGGACCAAAGTGggccaggggggtcactctatatgacgaaaaactaaatttcttTGATTGACTCGAACTGAACTGGCTctgtctcgttgtattaaagtAGTAAGACAGCCCTCGTTCGcccgtttttcgtcagtatagagtaaccctccattGCCTACTGATACTGACCCGCTGTGTCCCCCCTCACACTCGCTACCCGGAAGTTAGGGCTCGATGGATGCTATGatctaattaatattatgttgtacAGGGCTGTTGCGAAAAaggttaaatataataaagtacctataagtatgATCATGAGATAAATATCCGAATCGGTTCATAATATACGAGTACATAAAATACTCCTaattttttcgaagtcggtttcCTCCGGTTATTAGCGCTAGTTCGGAAAAATTAAAAGACATGTATTATGAATGTATATGCACAATACTGAACAGTTTGTGCTTTACCAGTTGATACAACTGTACAATTTGTACACACCTAAATTGTGACCTTTTGCACCTAACAGAACGTAAGCTAAGTTAGAATGTAATTTGAAAGTATAAAGGCGTGTTTCCATTACCATACACAAATGATACCTCATTAGCAGGAAAATCTCAAATGGCGCAATGCTAAATCTTAACATCTCAATGTGCCATTTACCTAGAGCGGTATTCACACACGCAAACACAGTTGCGGTGTAAGCcgtgttttttgtaaagctaTATGCATGTAGATGTTGTTTTACTAAGAAACATTACCATGCGTGAGTAAAGGGAATGGTAGTGCAGGGGCTTTTCTAACAAATAGCTTCATTTGCAGCCCAAGCTAAGGATGATTGTGAGTTAGTGCatttactttaaattttgaagCGTCTGTAGTCCAACTAGCGTCAGTGATCGtaagttaagcaacacataGCACAGTCGctcattggatgggtgaccgatgtCAAGTGGCCATGCGTAGTGGACTAGGCTTAAACCCTtacttcattggaaggagacccgtgctccGACAGTGGGGACGTCATGGCTTTTGATGATGTTGATATTTCTATTattcaagataaaatatcCACGGAAAACGGTCGTTTCTTCGTTGTTGTTGGGCACAGTTCTGCTTTTTGTTAGTAAAGTTGGTAGATATATACAGCACTGCCTGTTGTTAGTTAGTAGACTCGCCCCTGCTCGCGGCGAGAGTACACAAATACGTGTCACCAGTCGCCCCCGGCGCTAATGATTGCCGCCGTCTGGCGCAAACTGAACAACGAAGCGGAAAGTTATGAGGTACCTTAACCTAGATGAAAGATACTTGGAAGAAACAGTAAAGTATCAGGAGTTTTTATCCCCTGTTTGGAATAATATGCCTCAAATATCGAATGATAGCTGTGGATCAATGATGAGAGCTTTATTTAGGCCGCGACGGACAGTGTCCCTTTTCTAGATCCTACGACCCTTATTACAAGATCTCCATCTTTGGAAGCCGAAGCTGCAGATTTTGTTGATAATCTCACAAATCGCTAGGTGTGGTCGAGGTGGCGCCCCCGGCGGCCGCGGGACCCGCCTTATGCCGTCTCTGCAGCGAAATGCCGCGCAAATCACTATTTATTAGCCACCACTGTTATTTAGCTACAACCTAGACTTTGCCGTATTCTAATGTTACACTTTTAGCCCGGATGCAGGGCTTCGCTCGCAGCGGGATTtgttattttgataaattCACAGAATCCAGTTCGCAATCATAAAGACCCTCACAGATTAGATAAAATCATTGAGAATGTTGTAAAGATGAGACGATGTTATCGTACGAACATCCATTTCATCCGCGTAAGGAAGTGGAAATACGAGATTTGTTATCATTATCTCAGTACAATTAAAAGTGATTGTCAACATTAGTCGGTGCAACCGGTCGCCGGCTGGAGCTATCGCCCGCTAACACTGTGACCATTTATGACCATTAGTTCTGCGATTACTATCTGGATTATGTTAATGTTTGAATCACGAGACCATACACGTTATAGATAGAAAGGAATCAAGATTATTAGTAAGCACTACCTAAATACACTCAGATAAACGTAGATACATTAAgagccacttgcagaaacatattaaatctagatttagtgtcacatctcgatttaagaaacgtcattccatataaaatttgacactaaatcgagatttaacactaaatctagatttaatatgttggtgcaagtggctctaagtacctacttaacctAATCATAACAATTCACCCTAAGATATTTATAATGTCTTAGTTAGAGCGTTCGTTTCGTACGATCAATGTTAGCATTAGCATCGCCGCTCTGTAAACGCACATCATCCAGACACGCAGACAATGAAcaagcggcgcggcggcggcggcgggcggggcggcgcggggcgggcccGCTCCGCTCCTCGTTCCTTCCCCGCCGGCGGGGAGCGTTGCGTGCGCGGGGAGCGTCGCGGGCGAGCGTggcggggcggggcggcggcgtggcggcGCGGGGAGCGTGGCGTCAGTCTGCCGGCCCGCTCGCGCCGCACGCCATGTCGTTCTCCAGGATTATCGAGGAAGTCCGCGAGCACCCCGTGCTGTGGAGCCGCCGCGACGCCCGCAGCAACCGCCATCGACAGACGCACATATGGAGGGTAGTAGCCGCCAAACTACGCATGGACGGTAAGACACGTTTAACGTTTCGTCACTCAATAATGACCCTTAAGTTTAACGATATAAGGCACAACGAACAGTGCGGTGCACCCTACATCGTGGCGCGACGACGCCTGACAGCTCAAATTAAATGAATCAATATGGCGTCTCTGCattgtaatattattcaaCAAGTTGAAACTTATAACTCAaagatatacttaatataactTTTGAGAGGCACATTTAAAAACTCTGTAAGTGTTAAACTGATTTAAGACTATTCTATTATTCACAGAAAAGCTGCTGCGAAAGCGATGGAAACACCTCAAAGACCAGTACCGGAAGGAGCTCAAGAAGGCCGCGGAAACGAACCAGCCGTCCCCGTGGAGGTACTTCGAGGAACTGGAGTTCATCAGCCAGGAGATCCGCTTCAAGGAGCACGCGCCGGCCGAGGAGCCCTACCCCGAGGAGCTGCCGGAGAGCGCCACTTCCACTGTTGAGGACTCCACCGTGGGGGGTAACAATATCTCTGTGTTGTCCAGTAAGATAAGCCGCCTGAGCGACTTCATGCAGCGTCACGTGAAGGCTCTCCAGCGGGACCCGGACGAGCTGTACCTACTGAGTCTGGTGCCCATGCTGCAGCGCCTCACCTGCGTACAGAAGCTGCAGTTCAGAGGGAAGGTGAACGAGTGGCTGCTGGACGCCATCACTCAGAGCGAGGCCGACTGTGCCGAGGTGCACACTCAGCTGTTTGTGCAGACCGAGATGAACACCAGTGGCGATGGCGATAACTTGTGTTTGAAGTTGGAAGGCGAATCTGTTGATACGATCTCGGAGTAGTGTTTAGTGTAGTTTAAGTAATAGGTATGATGTAGCTGTGTTATTTAGTATTCGATATTTAGGATGTAACTAAATTGgttattttgtaagtacttaataataaagactttaagttaattaattgtttttagtttactTACCAGCCAagtgttatgtaggtacaaagataattttatttccgaCCGATATCAGAAAGGAATAAATAACTGTTTTGATATGTTTTGATACATTATAGTcattacaaacatacaaaacaaaatacatatttacccACCTACCTTCAAAGAACCAGCTAACTTATAaagttgttattattttaacaggCGACGGCTAAGGCATGTCATTCGTAAGTCGAAAATAAATTAGAAgcaatcgagatttaaactacctacttaccttttgtatacttaagtaattacaaaatattcggCAATTTGATAAATTGCTAATGGTTAGTATAAACTTAAATAAGAAACCTATCGATATCTAAACTAACCACTTTTAAGAGGGAAGTATACCCTCGCGAACCTATTTACAATTTATTGATTGCTACTtcgtgttttatttataacaatataaaatattaatgataGTTTTGCATAGGTGCTTAGATCATTATGTTTGAATAAGTACCAACTAAACtcttaatcaaaaacatgaTTAACTTCAATCTTAATAATAAGGGATATATTCTATAATCAACTCATATAAGTTGTAAACTACCTAGTACATTggtatacaaatattatatacctaggtactaatGAAAATCTTACGATGTTAGAAAGTAGTCGGTGTACTTaaattgataatattatatccaGGGCTAGTCCACATCCAGTACTCATAAAACATAATTCTCCGTTTCCCGCTAGTTAACATGTTActaatgaataaattataaattactaaTAATATCCTGAGTGACTAAGGCAGGGGCCGCCAACCTTTGAAACTTTTCCTGTACTGTGTTGTTTAAAATCCGCCGTTAGCTATAGCTAGAAGATCGATTGAAGAATACTATGCTAAGTAAGATATAAAGTTAAAGTTTGGcaatacaattattttcattgGTTTTCGCCCGTAACTCAAGGTACTACAAACTATTTTCCCTTTGTCTTATTAATAAGATGAGTGTCAAACAGCTAtacaaatatttgaaatacaCACTTAAGTGCACAAGTATCGTGGATTTACGACATATTTATTGAAGACTGTTAcctagaataaaataaagttccTATCTTTAATCGTGCTTCAAtgatgtattatttataaaaaacatagtaAAAGTAGAGAATTAGTTGGCGATCCCTGGCTTTTAAAGCAGCGGGAAATCGATTAAGTTATTTACATTACAGTGACTTCACTCGGCCCGCGTCGAATTAGTATTAGCATTTAGCACTTGCCGACTCACA is a window from the Plutella xylostella chromosome 10, ilPluXylo3.1, whole genome shotgun sequence genome containing:
- the LOC119693649 gene encoding uncharacterized protein LOC119693649, translated to MSFSRIIEEVREHPVLWSRRDARSNRHRQTHIWRVVAAKLRMDEKLLRKRWKHLKDQYRKELKKAAETNQPSPWRYFEELEFISQEIRFKEHAPAEEPYPEELPESATSTVEDSTVGGNNISVLSSKISRLSDFMQRHVKALQRDPDELYLLSLVPMLQRLTCVQKLQFRGKVNEWLLDAITQSEADCAEVHTQLFVQTEMNTSGDGDNLCLKLEGESVDTISE